The nucleotide sequence GAGCGCAGGTCGATTACTTCGGCTTCGATGCCTTCCTTGGCCAGTTCGTCGGCGGCGGCCAGGGCAATCTTCATCATCTTGCCGAAGCTCACCAGCGTCACCGATTTGCCTTCGCGCACCACGTTGGCCTTACCGATTTCAAGGATGTACTCCTCCTCCGGCACCTCGCCTTTGTCGCCGTACATCTGCTCCGACTCCATGAAAATCACTGGATCTGGGTCGCGGATGGCGGCTTTCAGCAGGCCTTTGGCATCGTAAGGGTTGGAAGGAACCACCACTTTCAGGCCGGGCGTGTTAGCGTACCAGTTCTCGAAGTTCTGCGAGTGCTGGCTGCTGAGCATACCGGCGCTGCCCGTAGGCCCGCGGAACACGATGGGGCAGGAGTATTGCCCGCCCGACATCGAATAGATTTTGGCGGCCGAGTTAATCACCTGGTCGATGGCCACCAGCGAGAAGTTGAATGTCATGAACTCGATGACCGGAATCAGGCCGTTGATGGCCGCGCCCACGCCGATGCCGGCAAAGCCCAGCTCGGCAATCGGGGTGTCAATCACGCGCTCCGGGCCAAACTCGTCCAGCATTCCCTGGCTTACTTTGTAGGCGCCGTTGTATTCGGCTACTTCTTCGCCCATCAGGAACACGCGCGGGTCGCGGCGCATTTCTTCGGACAGGGCTTCACGCAGGGCTTCCCGGAATTGGATGGTCCGCATAATCTGTGGCAGTTCGAAAGTCAGAATGAAAATGCCGGCCTCAGCCGGCGCGTAAAGCTACGACGAGTAGCGCGGTTGGGCAAATAACCACTTGTCATTGCGAACGGAGCGAAGCAATCCTTCCTCTTAATGTGCTGAGTAGCCCTTCGCAGAAGGCCTCCATTGGTAAGTCGCCAACCCATTGCTGGGAGAACTTTGCGATGAGGAAAGTGTGTGCTGCGAGAGGAAGGATTGCTTCGCTCCGCTCGCAATGACAGCCTTTACCGCAGCGTCTCCAGAAACACCTTGCCGCTGGCGTAATCCATGAACTCCAGGTCCTCGACGGCGCGGTTGGCGTATTTGCGGTCCAGCTGCACGGCGCGGCGCAGGTTCTCACCCAGCTTGGCTTCGTCCTTTTGGCGAGCGGCTACTACGGCCAGGCAGTAGTAGGCCAGCGGGTCGTTGGGCTGAAGCGTGAGGGCCTCCTGGTAGATGCCGGCGGCGCCGTCGTAGTTGCCCTTGAGCAGGTAGATCAGGGCGCGGTTCATGGTGTTCTGGTAGCTTTTGGCGCTGTAGCTGAGGCTGCCCAGCGCATCATCCAGCTGCCCGATTTCAATTTCCAGCGCGGCTTTGTCGGCAAATACTTTGTCGAGGACCGGGCGGGCGCCGCCGAGCTTGATGGCGTAGTCGTAGTTCTGCAGGGCCTCCAGCTTGTCGCCGGCGCGGTGGTAGGCGGTGGCCACGCGGTAGAACATGGTGGCCGTGGGGTTGCGGTGCGCCGCCAGCGTGAAATTGACGGCCGCGCGGCGCAGGTAGGCCTTGCGCACCTTGTCGCTGACTTCCTTTTCGGAGCGCTGCAGCAGCACCACGGCCAGGTTGTGGTAGGCTTCCCAGCGGCCCGTGGTAGCGGCCGAGGTTTCGTAGATGCGCTGCTTTTCGGCCAGCAGCGGCGTGAGCGTGGCCGAGTAGCGCAGCTCTTCCGGCGTGAGGGCATCCACTTCCAGCTGTTTGTCGACAATCTTCTTGGACAGCAGGTAGATTTCCGAGTCGTAGCGCTTGGGCGCGGTGTACTGCACGGCCACGGTGCCGAAGCGCATCACCGGGTAGATGTACTGCTCTAGGTAGTCAAAAAACGACAGGCCGTGCAGGCTTTTCTCTTTCTGAGCGTAAGTGCCGGGCGTGTCGTTGATGAGCAGCAGCACCGAATCCACCTGCGCCGGCTTCAGCGCCGACTCCTGCACCTTGTTCAGGAACAGGTCCCAGCGGCGGTGGTAGGCCTCAGTTTCAAAGTCGATGTCGCGCACCCGATTGAGGTAGGAGTCGGTGTCGACGCGGTTTTTGTAGTAGCGCTGTAGGGCCTGCACCCGCTTGTCGGCCAGGCGCAGGTCGTGGGCATCGAGCGAGTCGGGCGAGTGCCCGGCGACAATCATCACCTTCTCGGTGCGCTGGTTGGCCTCAATGAAATCTTCCAGTGCTGCCACGTTGGTACCCAGAAAATTGCGTATTTCCGAGCGACCGGCGTCAAAGAAGAACGGCAGCACGCGGGTGCCGCTCATGTTGTTGTCGGCCAATTCGGGCAGCAGGGCAATGGCCGTATCCTGGCGCACTACCAGGCGGCCGGTGCTGGCCACGCCCCGCGCCAGCCGGGTTTCCTGGCCCTTGAGGCGCTTGCCGTTGGGCTTCAGCTCCCGCACTTCGGCCAGGGCCAAGAGCTGGCCAGGGTTTTTATTGGGTGCGTATGGAAAGGATAGCTGCTTTTTGATGACCAGCTGATCTTTCTTTTCCTCGTCGTAGACATACTCGCCCGACTGGAAGCTGAGGCGGCCCAGCGTGTCTTCGCGCAGGCCGTTGTCGTAGACGTAGCGCAGGTTGAGGCCGTAGGCGGCGCCTTTTTTCAGGTGGCTGGCTGGCACGCGGGCCGTTACCTCAAACAGCACGTTTTCGCCGTTGCTTTCCAGCACCGCCGGCTGCACGCTCACTTGCTGGCCGCTTTGCGCAACCTTCAGCATCCGGGGCAGCGTACAAGCAGGGAGCGTGCCGGCCACAGCCAGCAGCAGAATAGAAAGATTACGGGGCAACGGGCTTCTCATACAGGCAGGTTCGGGGCGGAATTTCCAACAACAAACGCAAAACCGCGGAAGGGAGACGTATCTTCGAAGGAAAATACCCTGCTTCGGCTTGCTTCTACTATCGTATCGTGCTACCTTGTACGGGGTTAGCAGTGTGCATCACTTACCACCATCCGTCATGAAACGACTCACCGACTACATCGAAAAGCAGAGCTTCGGTGTCTGCAACGCCCTGGGCAACCGGTTGGGTTTTTCCACGGGAAGCGTCCGGCTGTCCTTCGTCTACGCGTCGTTCTTCACCTTCGGCTCGCCCATCGTGCTGTACTTCGCGCTGGCCTTCTGGATGAACGTGCGCCGCGCCATGCGCCGGCAGCGCAGTACCGTCTGGGACTTGTAGCACCTATTGTTGCCGTACAGTTGATTTCACGGCCTGCCCTGCAAAGGGCAGGCTTTCTTATTCGCAGATTTTGCAGATTGAAGGAGAAAATCCCCGGAATTCTTGGCCGATAGTTCTCGCAAACAGCCTATTCTGTATGCCTGCTGCTCAATTTAGTAAATCTGCATCCAGCTCCGAAAACTTCCGCTTGCCCTGCCCGAAATAGGCCCACACGAGGCTGCCGCGAAATACGCCGGGGCGCTCGGCCAGCGTAAGCCGCGGCGGAAACTGCTGCCGCTGCTGCTGCCAATAAGCGCGGCGGCGGTAGAAGTCGCGCTGGGCGCGCACGATGGCGCGGGCATCGGGCAGGGCGCCTTGCAGCAGGAAGCGCAGAGCCGCCACCCAGTCGAGTAGCACCCGCACGGCCAGCGTGGTGGTCAGCTCGCGGGCGTGGGTGTTTTTGTAGACCAAGGCCAGGCCGTTGCGGAAGTTGAGGTAGGTTTTGCGTGGGTTGGACTTGTGCAGCGTGCCGCCGCCCACATGAAACACCGTGCTGCCGCCGTGGTACCACACCTCGTGGCCGGCATTCCAGAGGCGCCAGCACAAGTCGATTTCCTCCATGTGGGCAAAGAACGTGGACTCCAGCCCGCCCAGCGCGTGCCAGGCGGAAGCCCGCACCAGCATGCAGGCCCCGGTAGCCCAGGCCACCGGGCGCGGGTCGTCGTACTGGCCGTGGTCGGTTTCGAGGGTGTCGAAGAGGCGGCCGCGGCAGAAGGGGTAGCCGAACCGGTCGAGGTAGCCACCGCCGGCGCCGGCGTATTCCAGCAGTTCCCGTTGGACCGGGTCGGGGCTGTACTGCCGGATTTTGGGCTGGCACGCTGCGGCCTGGGGCCGGCTTTCCAGCAGCGCCCGCTGGGGCGAGAGCCAGCCCGCCGTTACTTCCACGTCGGAATTGAGCAGCACGTAGTACCGGAACCCGAAGGTATCGGTCCGGTCTCGGCCGCGCTCAGCCGGCGGCCGGGTCGGGTTGGTGTCGCCGGTCAACGGGCCCAGCCGGCGCACCTCGTCCAGCGCAGCGTTGTAGCCCCGGCAAAAGCCCAGGTTATCGGCCAGCTGTACCACCTGCACGGCTGGAAACTCCTGCCGCACTACCTCCACCGAATCGTCGGTGGAGGCGTTGTCGGCCACGAAAATGGCGGCTCCCTCAGAGTGCGCCAGCACCGATGGCAGAAACCGGCGCAGGAAATCCCGCCCGTTCCAGTTCAGGATTACTACCGCCACATCGGCGCAGGCAGCTGCCGTTTCCGGAGCGCTACTAGAGGCCAAAGCCGCCGAGGTCGAGGCCGGGAATGTTGGGAATCAGGCCGCTGGTTTTGCGCTTCAGCTCTTCCTTGGCCTTGTCACCGGCTTCGTCGAGGGCTTTGTTCACGGCGGCCACTACCAGGTCGGCCAGCATTTCGCGGTCGGAGAGCAGCGAGTCGTCGATTTCGAGCTTAATCACGCGGCGCTGGCCGTTGGCCGTGGCGCGCACCAGACCGCCGCCGGCTTCGCCGGTGGCCGTCACAAACTGCATTTCCTGCTGGGCCTGCTGCATTTTCTCCTGCAGCTCTTTCATTTTGCCCATCATGCCCATCATATCAAACATAGGTTCTGCGTCGTTATTTCCGGCGGGCCGGAAGTAGGTTAGGGAAAAGGCCGGGGCCGGCCTGGCTGCGTCGACGGCCGGTTGGGGGCAGTGCCTGTCAGGCAGCTGTACAAGCCAAGGGCGGCGGAAATCGGGCGCAATTTACAGTACGCATACGCCCGAAAAGCAAGAATAGGCGGGGCAGCCTGCAAGATCCTGCGGTTGCGGCCGCCGCGCCTCCCGCAATGCAACTGGAAAGCAGTTATGCAACAGGTGCTTATGCGCGGCGATGCTGTTAGTGCGGCAGCCGTTCGCGCAGCGCGCTGTATGTCCAGGTGCCGGCCAGCGCCGCCAGAATCATGACGGCGGCGGCGCCGGCCCCGCTGCCGAGCTGGGCAAACAGCGGGCCGGGGCAGGCGCCGGTGATGGCCCAGCCCAGCCCGAACAGGATGCCCCCGATCCAGACGCCGTGGTTGTACTGCTTGTCGGCCAGGTGAATTTCTTCGCCGGTGAGGGTTTTAAGGTGGTAGCGCTTGATGAGCTGAATAGATACTAGCCCCACAAAAAGGGCCGAGCCGATGACGCCGTACATGTGAAAGGCCTGAAACCGGAACATTTCCTGAATCCGGAACCAGCTGATTACTTCGCTTTTGGTAAGGATGATGCCGAACAGTACGCCCAGCACCAGGTATTTGAGGTTTTTCATTTTTTGGGTATTGGGGTCTTAGGGTCAGGGACTTGCATATACCCGTCTTTAGGGCGTGGCAAATGCCGTCAGAACAGCAGCGGGTAAATCACCCAGGTCATCAGGAGGCCGCCGGCGAAGAAGCCTACTACCGCCACCAGTGATACCCACTGCAGGTTGGAAAGTCCCGAAATGGCGTGGCCCGAAGTGCAGCCGCCGGCGTAGCGCGTGCCAAATCCCACCAGAAAGCCCCCCAGCACCATAAATACCCAGCCTTTCCAGGTGGCCAGGTTTTCCAGGGCAAAAAGCTCCCGGGGCAGCAAACCCGAAAAGTCGGTCAGGTGCAGCTGGGTACGGAGGTCGTGCACGGTTTCCGGCGAAATGGCCACCGTGGCCGGGTGGCCCAGCACCTGGTAGCCTAGGAAGCCGCCCAGCCCAATGCCGAGCACGAACCACAGGTTCCAGACTTCCTTGCGCCAGTTGTAAGTCAGAAACGGAATGCCGGCCGGCACGCAAGCAGCGCACACGTGGCGCAGCGAGCTGCTGATGCCCAGCGCTTTGTTGCCGATGAGCAGCAGCGCCGGTACCGTAAGCCCGATCAGGGGACCAGCCACGTACCACGGCCAGGATTGTTGCAGAAAGTCAGTCATCAAAAAAAACGAGCAAGGAAAAAAACAGAAAACGCAGCCTAGTGTGCCGCCGCAGCCCCCTGGAACGACCGGACCGCCTCGCCCAGATCATACACTGGCGTGCCGGGCAGAGCAGGCGCCACGATGCTGCTGCCCGCGGCTGAGCGGTAGCCGCCCGCGCAGTGCACCACCACCGGCTTGCCGGCCGGAATTTCGTGGGCCCGCTCGCGCAGCTCGGGCAGCGGAATGCTCAGCGCCCCCGCAAACAGCGGCTCGGTGCTGGCCTCTGCCGCGCTGCGGATATCCACGATGGTGTAGGCGCCCGGCTGCTGCCGAAACTGCTCGACATCTAGCAAGGGCAGGGTGGCTGTGGCGTCGGGCGTGCCGACAATAGCCCCCGCAATCAGGGGCTCGTAGCCGATTTTGGCGGCTTTTTCGATCAGGTTTTCGCGCTGCGCTTCGTCGGCGGCCACCAGGTAGAAGCGCTCCGCCGGGCCCACGATAGAGCCCAGCCAGTTTTCAAACTTGCCGCCCTGCTGAATGTTGAGCGCGCTGGCTGCGTGGCCCTGCTTGAACTCGGCCTCGGGGCGCGCATCCACCACTAGTACGCCGCTTTCCAGGGGCGCGCCGGTGGGCAGGCGCGGCACCTGCCGCACCCCCGCCGCGTAAGTGGGGGCCCCGGCTTTGTTGAGGGCAACGTCGTAGCCGAAGTATTTCGGGATGAAGGGCTGATCGGACAGCAGCTCGCGCACAAAGTCGGCTTCGCTCATGGGCTGCAGGGCGTAGTTGCCGGCTTTTTCGGCCCCGATGGTGCTGCTGCCGGCGCCGCCCAGGGCCTTGCCACACAGGCTGCCGGCGCCGTGCGCCGGGTATACCAGCACTTCGGGAGCCAGTGGCAGCAGCTTTTCGCGGGTGCTGTGGTACATCTGGCGAGCCAGCTCCTCGCGCTTGGCAGTCAGGTTGCCGGCCTTTTCCCGCAGATCGGGCCGCCCCACATCCCCCACAAACAGCGTGTCGCCGGTGAAAACGGCCACGTCCTGGCCTTCGCGGCTGAGCACGATGCTGATGGAGTCGGGCGAGTGCCCCGGCGTATTCAGCGCCCGAAACGTGAGCTTACCCATCGTGAATTCCTGGCCCTCATCGAAAGCCTCGTGGGCGTAATCAGCCCCCAGCAGCCTGCTTACCCGGATGGTGGCGCCCGTGGTCTGGGCAATTTCCAGGTGGCTGCTCACGAAGTCAGCGTGCGGATGGGTTTCGATGATGCTCACGATGCTGGCGGCGTGCGCGGCGGCAAAATCGTAGTAGGGCTGCGGGTTGCGGGCGGGGTCGATGAGCACGATTTCGCGGGCGCACTCGCTCAGGATGGCGTAGGAAAAGTGGGCCAGGCCCTTGTCTTCAAACTGTTCGATTTTCATGGGGCAAGCAGTAAAGGGGGGAGAAACGTTGCAGCTGCAACGCCCCGTAGGGCGTGTAGCTGGCAGAGCCGGAACTGCCGCGGCAGGTGTCAGTGGATCAGAAAACCAGCTCGCGCAGCAGAATAAAGGTGCCCATGGCCAACGTGAACCAGCCAAAAGCCGGCTTCAGGCGGGCGCCGGGGATGAAACGCGCCAGGTAGGTGCCCAGCACAATGCCGGCCAGCGCAAAAGCCAGAAAGCCGATCAGGAAAGGCCAGTCGATGAGCGTGCCGGCGCTCAGGTCGCCGGTGAAGCCAATCAGCGAGTTGAGGGCAATAATGGCCAGCGAAGTGCCTACGGCCAGCTTCATGGGCAGGCGCGCACCCAGCACCAGGGCCGGAATAATCAGGAAGCCCCCGCCCGCCCCCACAAACCCCGTAAGCAGCCCCACCAGCAGCCCGATGCCCAGAATGAGCGGATAGTTTAGCCGCTGGGGCCGCGGTGGCTCCAGCTCCGGAGTGCCGGCGGCCGGCTGGCTCCGGATCATGGACGCGGCGGCCACCACCATCAGCACCGCAAAGGCCACTAGCACCAGCAGATCCTTGGTAAGCACTAGCCCGCCGCCCAGTGGCAGCAGCTCATGCGGGATGGCCGGCATCAGTACCTTGCGGGTTAAGAACACGGCCGCCACCGAAGGCCCCAGAAACAGCAGGGCCGTGGGCACCGATACCAGGCCCTTGCGGAAATACCCGGCGGCGCCCACCACCGCGGTGCTGCCCACCACAAAAAGCGAGTAGGCCGTGCTCAGCACCGGGCTCACGCCCAGCAGATACACCAGCACCGGCACCGTCAGGATAGAGCCGCCGCCCCCCATGATGCCCAGTGAAAGCCCGATGAATACCGCCGCGAAGTAGCCCAAGAAATGCAGCATGAGGAAAAGGGAATCGTATGAAAATATGAATAAATGTTCATGTGTTTCGGCAAAAAAAAGCCCGACCTCTCATAGGAAGGTACAGGCGGCCAGGCACTGAATAACGTCCACCACTTCCCGCATTTTGAGGCTGTAGAAGACGTTTTTGCCTTCGCGTGAGCTGCTAAGGATGCCTTTGAGCTTCATGCCTGACAGATGGTGCGACGCCAGACTCTGCTCGATAGAAAGCCGCTCACAAATATCGTTCACCGACAGGCTGTCGTGTTGGGCCAGCAGTTGCACGATGGCAATGCGGGTGGGGTGCGCCGTCGTCTTTAGGATAAAGGCCACCTTTTCCATCTTCTCGACGGACATGTTCAGGTCGGCGGCAATATCAGCGGAGGAAGTAGGAGCCATAGGGTGCTGCAAATGTATGATCATTCGTTCATAAGTACAAGCTTCGCCTGTATCTGGTTCCCGTAGGATAGGATCTGGCTGCTGGCTGGGACCGGCTGGTGTGTGTGGCGCGTGAGCCGGACAGCTACAAGATGAGGGATTTAGTGGTAGCAGGCATCTATTCTTCTTTGATATTTAGTGAAAACAGTGGCGGCCCACGTTGCCCCAGAGAAGCCAGTGAAGGCGTTTCCGGGGCAGCGTGGGCCGCCACTGTTAGCAGGATTTTAGCAGACTACATCAGGTAGAAGGTATCGGACGTAAGCGGCGCCGGCACGTTGGGCTCCTCCAGCAGCTGCTTCAGGTTAATTTCGACGTTGCGGGAAATGGCCGTAACGGGCGTGTCGGTGGGGGCATTGTTGAAGGGGTCCTGCAGGTAGCGGGCCGTGCGCTCAATCAGGAAGAACGTGGTGGCAATGAGCAGTAGCACCGGCACCTCCCAGAAGCCCATCGACTCCACCAGGCTCAGCGACAAAGTGCCCAGGAACAGGTAGATCAGGAAGTGAACCAGCAGCCGGTAGTTTGCCGGGAATACCGTGCTCTTGATGCGCTCGGCCTGGCCCATCGTCTCGCACAGGCGCACCAGCGTGGAATCAAGCTGCACCTGCTGAAAAGTGTTAACGGCCTGCTTCAGATGCAGCTCCCGGATCTGGGTGCTGTGTAGGGCCAGCAAAGCCAGCGGGCGGTTTTTCTGGGCCTGGGCGTAGGCCAGGTCGGGTTCAGACAGAAACTTCGCCAGGGAAGGCATCGGGTCCTGGCCGCGCAACGACTCGCCCAGGCTGTAGCACCAGGCAATCTGGCGGTAAGCAACGGCGGTCAGGTGCTCGGACGCTTCGCGTGCCGAAAGGGCCTCAGGCTGCAGAAAGCTGCGCACCTGCAGTACCAGCGTCCGGGAGTCGTTCACGACGGCGCCCCAGATCTTGCGGCCTTCCCA is from Hymenobacter yonginensis and encodes:
- a CDS encoding pyruvate dehydrogenase complex E1 component subunit beta; translated protein: MRTIQFREALREALSEEMRRDPRVFLMGEEVAEYNGAYKVSQGMLDEFGPERVIDTPIAELGFAGIGVGAAINGLIPVIEFMTFNFSLVAIDQVINSAAKIYSMSGGQYSCPIVFRGPTGSAGMLSSQHSQNFENWYANTPGLKVVVPSNPYDAKGLLKAAIRDPDPVIFMESEQMYGDKGEVPEEEYILEIGKANVVREGKSVTLVSFGKMMKIALAAADELAKEGIEAEVIDLRSVRPIDYDTLVNSVKKTNRMVVVEEAWPLASISSELAYTVQRRAFDYLDAPVVRVTCMDVPLPYAPTLIEASLPNVARTVNAVREVMYVKK
- a CDS encoding ArsR/SmtB family transcription factor, with the protein product MAPTSSADIAADLNMSVEKMEKVAFILKTTAHPTRIAIVQLLAQHDSLSVNDICERLSIEQSLASHHLSGMKLKGILSSSREGKNVFYSLKMREVVDVIQCLAACTFL
- a CDS encoding sulfite exporter TauE/SafE family protein, which codes for MLHFLGYFAAVFIGLSLGIMGGGGSILTVPVLVYLLGVSPVLSTAYSLFVVGSTAVVGAAGYFRKGLVSVPTALLFLGPSVAAVFLTRKVLMPAIPHELLPLGGGLVLTKDLLVLVAFAVLMVVAAASMIRSQPAAGTPELEPPRPQRLNYPLILGIGLLVGLLTGFVGAGGGFLIIPALVLGARLPMKLAVGTSLAIIALNSLIGFTGDLSAGTLIDWPFLIGFLAFALAGIVLGTYLARFIPGARLKPAFGWFTLAMGTFILLRELVF
- a CDS encoding bestrophin family protein codes for the protein MLLDVKLPVYYIFKRILPDILRVMLISIIFQLLKYFFGHYLPLIPLQLATILGSSISLLLAFNVSQSYDRWWEGRKIWGAVVNDSRTLVLQVRSFLQPEALSAREASEHLTAVAYRQIAWCYSLGESLRGQDPMPSLAKFLSEPDLAYAQAQKNRPLALLALHSTQIRELHLKQAVNTFQQVQLDSTLVRLCETMGQAERIKSTVFPANYRLLVHFLIYLFLGTLSLSLVESMGFWEVPVLLLIATTFFLIERTARYLQDPFNNAPTDTPVTAISRNVEINLKQLLEEPNVPAPLTSDTFYLM
- a CDS encoding MBL fold metallo-hydrolase, whose amino-acid sequence is MKIEQFEDKGLAHFSYAILSECAREIVLIDPARNPQPYYDFAAAHAASIVSIIETHPHADFVSSHLEIAQTTGATIRVSRLLGADYAHEAFDEGQEFTMGKLTFRALNTPGHSPDSISIVLSREGQDVAVFTGDTLFVGDVGRPDLREKAGNLTAKREELARQMYHSTREKLLPLAPEVLVYPAHGAGSLCGKALGGAGSSTIGAEKAGNYALQPMSEADFVRELLSDQPFIPKYFGYDVALNKAGAPTYAAGVRQVPRLPTGAPLESGVLVVDARPEAEFKQGHAASALNIQQGGKFENWLGSIVGPAERFYLVAADEAQRENLIEKAAKIGYEPLIAGAIVGTPDATATLPLLDVEQFRQQPGAYTIVDIRSAAEASTEPLFAGALSIPLPELRERAHEIPAGKPVVVHCAGGYRSAAGSSIVAPALPGTPVYDLGEAVRSFQGAAAAH
- a CDS encoding glycosyltransferase family 2 protein, which encodes MAVVILNWNGRDFLRRFLPSVLAHSEGAAIFVADNASTDDSVEVVRQEFPAVQVVQLADNLGFCRGYNAALDEVRRLGPLTGDTNPTRPPAERGRDRTDTFGFRYYVLLNSDVEVTAGWLSPQRALLESRPQAAACQPKIRQYSPDPVQRELLEYAGAGGGYLDRFGYPFCRGRLFDTLETDHGQYDDPRPVAWATGACMLVRASAWHALGGLESTFFAHMEEIDLCWRLWNAGHEVWYHGGSTVFHVGGGTLHKSNPRKTYLNFRNGLALVYKNTHARELTTTLAVRVLLDWVAALRFLLQGALPDARAIVRAQRDFYRRRAYWQQQRQQFPPRLTLAERPGVFRGSLVWAYFGQGKRKFSELDADLLN
- a CDS encoding PspC domain-containing protein codes for the protein MKRLTDYIEKQSFGVCNALGNRLGFSTGSVRLSFVYASFFTFGSPIVLYFALAFWMNVRRAMRRQRSTVWDL
- a CDS encoding YbaB/EbfC family nucleoid-associated protein; translation: MFDMMGMMGKMKELQEKMQQAQQEMQFVTATGEAGGGLVRATANGQRRVIKLEIDDSLLSDREMLADLVVAAVNKALDEAGDKAKEELKRKTSGLIPNIPGLDLGGFGL
- a CDS encoding tetratricopeptide repeat protein, which encodes MPRNLSILLLAVAGTLPACTLPRMLKVAQSGQQVSVQPAVLESNGENVLFEVTARVPASHLKKGAAYGLNLRYVYDNGLREDTLGRLSFQSGEYVYDEEKKDQLVIKKQLSFPYAPNKNPGQLLALAEVRELKPNGKRLKGQETRLARGVASTGRLVVRQDTAIALLPELADNNMSGTRVLPFFFDAGRSEIRNFLGTNVAALEDFIEANQRTEKVMIVAGHSPDSLDAHDLRLADKRVQALQRYYKNRVDTDSYLNRVRDIDFETEAYHRRWDLFLNKVQESALKPAQVDSVLLLINDTPGTYAQKEKSLHGLSFFDYLEQYIYPVMRFGTVAVQYTAPKRYDSEIYLLSKKIVDKQLEVDALTPEELRYSATLTPLLAEKQRIYETSAATTGRWEAYHNLAVVLLQRSEKEVSDKVRKAYLRRAAVNFTLAAHRNPTATMFYRVATAYHRAGDKLEALQNYDYAIKLGGARPVLDKVFADKAALEIEIGQLDDALGSLSYSAKSYQNTMNRALIYLLKGNYDGAAGIYQEALTLQPNDPLAYYCLAVVAARQKDEAKLGENLRRAVQLDRKYANRAVEDLEFMDYASGKVFLETLR
- a CDS encoding DUF6691 family protein; amino-acid sequence: MKNLKYLVLGVLFGIILTKSEVISWFRIQEMFRFQAFHMYGVIGSALFVGLVSIQLIKRYHLKTLTGEEIHLADKQYNHGVWIGGILFGLGWAITGACPGPLFAQLGSGAGAAAVMILAALAGTWTYSALRERLPH
- a CDS encoding YeeE/YedE family protein; this translates as MTDFLQQSWPWYVAGPLIGLTVPALLLIGNKALGISSSLRHVCAACVPAGIPFLTYNWRKEVWNLWFVLGIGLGGFLGYQVLGHPATVAISPETVHDLRTQLHLTDFSGLLPRELFALENLATWKGWVFMVLGGFLVGFGTRYAGGCTSGHAISGLSNLQWVSLVAVVGFFAGGLLMTWVIYPLLF